In the genome of Spirochaetia bacterium, one region contains:
- a CDS encoding alcohol dehydrogenase catalytic domain-containing protein: MMAKKMKALLFPAVDEYQYIETDIPEMADDQVLLQVKETGVCHGDILAFTGKHPYRIPPLVSGHEMGGIVVSVGKDVTDFKVGDRVAVEPQIGCGVCEFCRKGDYNVCADKRMIGVDGWSGTYGEYVVAYPSMCMKIPNSMSYEESALIEPFCVGVHAVSLADLHIGDTAAVLGGGTIGNMVLTALTQKELSEVFCSDLSEKKNENSLKRGATVALNPKHGNIVDEVLRQTSGSGVDAVFVTSSYPGVMDDALRICKKKGVVVLIAFLDSTIKLNTVGLIQQGERRIVGSNSYTMKDYRWVLEQYGKGTLDLKSLITKKVPFSEGGAVIKEMAHGLLPDEIKVMISME, from the coding sequence ATGATGGCAAAGAAAATGAAGGCTTTGTTGTTTCCGGCAGTCGATGAGTATCAGTATATTGAAACAGATATACCCGAGATGGCAGATGACCAAGTGTTGCTTCAGGTAAAGGAAACCGGCGTCTGCCATGGGGATATCCTTGCTTTTACCGGCAAGCATCCCTATCGTATACCACCATTGGTATCGGGACATGAAATGGGTGGCATTGTCGTGTCGGTAGGGAAGGATGTCACGGATTTCAAGGTCGGAGACCGTGTGGCCGTGGAACCTCAGATCGGATGCGGGGTGTGTGAATTCTGCAGGAAGGGTGACTACAATGTCTGTGCAGACAAACGTATGATCGGAGTTGACGGTTGGTCAGGGACCTATGGTGAATATGTCGTTGCCTATCCATCTATGTGCATGAAGATTCCCAATTCCATGTCCTATGAGGAAAGTGCACTTATAGAGCCTTTCTGTGTCGGCGTACATGCTGTCAGCCTTGCAGACCTGCATATCGGTGACACTGCCGCAGTATTGGGCGGTGGTACCATCGGCAATATGGTTCTGACTGCACTGACTCAGAAGGAACTTTCAGAAGTATTCTGTTCGGATTTGTCCGAGAAGAAAAATGAAAACAGCCTGAAACGGGGTGCAACCGTTGCCTTGAATCCCAAGCATGGGAATATCGTCGATGAAGTGCTGCGGCAGACTTCCGGCAGTGGGGTCGATGCTGTCTTTGTTACTTCATCCTATCCTGGGGTGATGGATGATGCATTGCGGATCTGCAAGAAGAAAGGTGTGGTAGTGCTTATCGCTTTCCTTGACAGTACCATCAAGCTGAATACGGTCGGTTTGATCCAGCAGGGCGAACGTCGTATCGTAGGAAGCAACAGCTATACGATGAAGGATTACCGATGGGTCTTGGAACAGTATGGAAAGGGAACCTTGGATTTGAAATCGCTTATCACGAAGAAAGTTCCTTTTTCTGAGGGTGGAGCCGTCATCAAGGAAATGGCACATGGTCTTCTTCCTGATGAAATCAAAGTAATGATTTCAATGGAATGA
- a CDS encoding cupin domain-containing protein, which translates to MDIVDYTQLQGMEFPTGRKTQVYIGKNAPVAAKSFCQGLVTIYPDGSVPEHTHDNEETYTILSGSGEMTVGDEVRRVHGGECIYIPSGKAHGLKNVSSEENLVMMFVYAPATIVDHWAQELAAGK; encoded by the coding sequence ATGGACATAGTTGACTATACACAGCTGCAGGGTATGGAATTTCCGACTGGAAGAAAGACACAGGTATACATTGGCAAGAATGCGCCTGTTGCGGCAAAAAGCTTTTGCCAAGGTCTTGTCACCATTTATCCTGACGGGTCAGTTCCCGAGCATACGCATGACAATGAGGAAACGTATACGATTTTGTCAGGATCCGGGGAGATGACGGTCGGAGATGAAGTGCGCCGGGTACATGGCGGTGAGTGCATCTATATTCCTTCAGGCAAGGCCCATGGTCTGAAGAATGTGTCTTCTGAGGAAAATCTGGTCATGATGTTCGTGTATGCTCCTGCGACTATTGTTGATCATTGGGCACAGGAACTGGCGGCTGGAAAATAA
- a CDS encoding ABC transporter substrate-binding protein: MKIIVKKCVTVFFCALVATLGLSAQGNAEKSDSEIVIGCIQDTTGPTSTMGKMVEEGALYAIDEVNAAGGINGKTIKMITYDTKGDVNEAINAYTRAVSTDKVKAIIGPPIANIALAIAPISEKYSVPIIGLGVDPKCQQKTDGTTYKNMFCLQPSTISQGTIMADYAIKERGCKTFGIIYNESNAYSVSLVDPFLNAAEKAGATIVDKVSYNANDKDFKTLLNDMISAKVDAIYSPGYTQEIILITQQARALGYKGDLIFGLDACPPFNTLLGEDADGIYFINNYDASDPKLVSIINDMKQKKNLDITNKFFLGYDIGKVIAQSFTEVGTDSKAVRDYIEHLTNFKGMTGDITIDPATHFPTGLKMVMYTYKGTTPVMLEHYSAD, encoded by the coding sequence ATGAAAATTATCGTAAAAAAATGTGTTACGGTGTTTTTTTGCGCCTTAGTGGCAACACTGGGTCTGTCTGCCCAGGGAAATGCAGAGAAGTCGGATTCTGAAATCGTCATTGGATGTATTCAAGATACAACAGGTCCGACATCGACCATGGGAAAGATGGTTGAAGAAGGAGCCCTGTATGCCATTGACGAAGTGAATGCAGCAGGAGGTATCAACGGAAAGACAATCAAGATGATTACCTATGACACGAAGGGTGATGTAAATGAGGCTATCAATGCTTATACCCGTGCAGTTTCTACTGATAAAGTAAAAGCCATCATTGGGCCTCCAATTGCAAATATTGCACTTGCTATTGCGCCGATTTCCGAGAAATATTCTGTTCCGATCATTGGTTTGGGCGTTGATCCTAAGTGCCAGCAGAAGACTGACGGTACTACTTACAAGAATATGTTCTGCCTGCAACCTAGCACCATAAGCCAAGGGACCATCATGGCTGATTATGCAATCAAGGAACGGGGATGCAAGACTTTCGGGATTATCTACAACGAATCGAATGCCTATTCAGTCTCACTTGTCGATCCATTCTTGAATGCTGCTGAAAAAGCCGGTGCAACGATTGTTGACAAAGTAAGCTACAATGCCAATGACAAGGATTTCAAGACCTTGCTGAACGACATGATAAGTGCAAAAGTCGATGCAATTTATTCTCCGGGATATACACAGGAAATCATCCTGATTACCCAGCAGGCAAGGGCTCTGGGGTATAAAGGTGATCTGATCTTTGGTCTTGATGCATGTCCTCCGTTCAATACGTTGCTTGGAGAAGATGCTGATGGTATCTATTTCATCAACAATTATGATGCAAGTGATCCGAAGTTGGTTTCAATAATCAATGATATGAAACAGAAGAAAAATCTTGACATTACCAACAAGTTCTTCCTTGGATATGATATCGGCAAAGTCATTGCACAGTCCTTTACCGAAGTCGGGACTGACAGCAAGGCTGTCAGGGACTACATTGAGCATCTTACAAATTTCAAGGGCATGACCGGTGATATTACCATTGATCCGGCAACACATTTCCCGACTGGTCTGAAGATGGTGATGTATACTTACAAGGGTACTACACCAGTGATGTTGGAACATTATTCTGCTGACTAG
- a CDS encoding branched-chain amino acid ABC transporter permease → MSLQIIINGLALGSVYALIATGFALIFNVLKFSNFAHGAMMTCGAFVGYFLAAGKGFGLFPTILISMIAGGVIGIGGEFIAFKRIIANHSSHIYFFVSSITLGTLLEGIVTLKVGANFYNYPRFFKVATINIGNIIISKSDAMMFCFSTMALLLLWYIIRYTKQGRAIRSVSFDRDTASLMGINVESVILITFFVSGALAGLAGVFLGINYTLYPTLGSLVVKGFIASVIGGLGSLPGAIIGAVFLGLLETLLIHTVGSGYAPALTFSVMLIFLLVRPQGISGSNIQEKA, encoded by the coding sequence ATGTCTTTACAAATAATAATCAATGGCCTGGCATTGGGTTCTGTCTATGCCTTGATTGCAACGGGCTTTGCATTGATTTTCAATGTTCTCAAGTTCTCAAACTTTGCTCATGGCGCAATGATGACCTGTGGAGCTTTTGTCGGTTATTTCCTGGCAGCAGGAAAAGGTTTTGGGCTGTTTCCTACCATTTTGATTTCCATGATTGCCGGTGGGGTGATCGGTATCGGAGGCGAATTCATTGCCTTCAAGCGGATCATAGCAAACCATTCTTCCCATATTTACTTCTTTGTATCCTCAATTACGCTGGGCACCTTGCTGGAAGGAATCGTGACACTGAAAGTCGGTGCAAATTTCTATAATTATCCACGTTTTTTTAAAGTTGCAACAATCAATATAGGAAACATAATTATTTCAAAGAGTGATGCAATGATGTTTTGTTTCAGTACCATGGCTTTGCTTTTGTTGTGGTATATTATCCGTTATACAAAGCAAGGACGGGCCATCAGGAGCGTCAGCTTCGACAGAGATACAGCAAGTCTGATGGGAATCAATGTCGAATCTGTAATTCTGATTACATTTTTTGTGTCAGGAGCCTTGGCAGGCCTTGCCGGCGTTTTCCTTGGTATCAACTATACCTTGTATCCTACACTTGGTTCCTTGGTCGTCAAGGGATTCATTGCTTCCGTCATCGGTGGCCTGGGTAGCTTGCCCGGTGCAATCATCGGAGCAGTCTTCCTTGGTTTGCTGGAAACGCTCCTGATTCATACTGTCGGTTCCGGGTATGCTCCCGCACTGACATTCTCAGTAATGTTGATATTTCTCCTTGTTCGCCCGCAAGGCATTTCAGGAAGCAATATTCAGGAAAAGGCGTGA
- a CDS encoding branched-chain amino acid ABC transporter permease → MAYMLTILTTTLITMISVVGVYLLTGMTGMFSLGQAAFMAIGAYASGLLVTKVGMAFPLACIVAVALSVGVGWLIGMPTVRLRRDYISLATLGFGEAVAALLNKATKLTGGASGFVGIPAITTFPMVLISTIVIIAMVAMFKNSKFGRQCSAIRCDELAAKAMGINVPWIKMVVFLFSVAVTAYSGCLYAFYTTYVDPSLFGWKKSADWVIMVFFGGSGSLTGSILATIILTGLPEALRFLSDYRSIFYAALVLLILNFKPSGLLNTWELTPRNIKSLFHRTDDVTGSMPTKKPMKN, encoded by the coding sequence ATGGCTTATATGTTGACTATTCTTACTACGACATTGATTACGATGATTTCTGTCGTAGGTGTATATCTTTTGACCGGAATGACTGGTATGTTCAGTCTTGGGCAGGCAGCTTTCATGGCTATAGGAGCCTATGCCAGCGGTTTGCTGGTAACAAAAGTCGGGATGGCTTTTCCTCTTGCATGCATCGTTGCCGTTGCACTGTCAGTTGGAGTCGGGTGGCTTATCGGCATGCCGACGGTAAGGCTCCGGAGAGATTATATTTCCTTGGCTACGTTGGGTTTCGGGGAAGCTGTTGCGGCTTTGCTGAACAAGGCTACCAAGTTGACCGGAGGTGCATCCGGATTCGTAGGTATTCCTGCTATTACGACATTTCCTATGGTGTTGATTTCTACCATCGTAATCATTGCAATGGTTGCCATGTTCAAGAATTCAAAGTTTGGACGCCAGTGCAGTGCCATACGCTGTGATGAGCTTGCAGCCAAGGCAATGGGCATCAATGTCCCTTGGATAAAAATGGTTGTTTTCCTGTTTTCTGTGGCAGTTACGGCATACAGCGGGTGTCTTTATGCTTTCTATACGACGTATGTTGACCCTTCACTGTTCGGTTGGAAGAAAAGCGCCGACTGGGTCATCATGGTCTTCTTCGGTGGTTCAGGAAGTCTGACAGGATCGATACTTGCGACAATCATATTGACCGGTTTGCCGGAAGCCCTGCGCTTCCTGTCTGATTACCGCAGTATTTTCTATGCTGCCCTTGTCCTGCTGATTCTCAACTTCAAGCCTTCAGGGCTATTGAATACTTGGGAATTGACGCCAAGGAACATCAAGTCACTTTTTCACAGGACAGATGATGTGACAGGCAGTATGCCGACAAAAAAACCGATGAAGAATTGA
- a CDS encoding ABC transporter ATP-binding protein gives MSVLQVKDIDKSFGGVHAVIDFSLTAKSGEIHGIIGPNGAGKTTIFNVISGVYPPENGSIMLDDKNLTALDQYKVARYGIGRTFQNIRLFKGLSVLQNVMCANDPRSSYGLFGGIFPTKTRLREEKAGKELCESYLVDVGLKDYLKEMPENLPYGLQRRLEIARALASKPKVLLLDEPAAGLNPTEVTDLTSLILELSQRHKLIVLLIEHRLELVLSISQFVHVQNFGSTIAVGTPSEIKDNPAVIEAYLGKEE, from the coding sequence ATGTCAGTATTGCAAGTAAAGGACATTGACAAGAGTTTCGGTGGGGTGCATGCCGTCATTGATTTTTCCTTGACAGCCAAGTCAGGGGAGATCCACGGTATCATAGGACCGAACGGTGCCGGAAAAACCACGATTTTCAATGTGATTTCCGGTGTATATCCTCCGGAGAACGGCAGCATCATGCTGGATGACAAGAACCTTACGGCACTTGACCAGTATAAGGTCGCACGGTACGGCATAGGCAGGACATTTCAGAACATCCGTCTGTTCAAGGGACTTTCAGTCCTTCAGAATGTCATGTGTGCCAATGATCCCCGTTCTTCCTACGGACTGTTTGGGGGAATTTTCCCGACAAAAACACGACTGAGGGAAGAAAAAGCAGGAAAAGAACTCTGTGAAAGCTATCTGGTTGATGTCGGCTTGAAGGACTATCTCAAAGAGATGCCGGAAAACCTTCCATATGGATTGCAGAGAAGACTGGAGATAGCCAGGGCCTTGGCTTCAAAACCAAAGGTATTGTTACTTGATGAACCTGCAGCAGGTCTCAATCCTACGGAAGTTACTGACCTTACCAGCCTGATCCTGGAACTTTCCCAGCGTCATAAGCTTATTGTATTGTTGATCGAGCATCGGCTTGAATTGGTCTTGAGTATATCCCAATTTGTCCATGTACAGAATTTTGGTTCAACCATTGCAGTCGGTACACCTTCGGAAATCAAGGACAATCCGGCCGTCATTGAAGCCTATCTGGGAAAGGAGGAGTAA
- a CDS encoding ABC transporter ATP-binding protein, with product MVQLSIKDVNVWYGYIQALNNVSLEANQGEIVSIIGSNGAGKTSLLNSISSLIHPVSGAIRFEKKDVPRKPCKVVKMGIVQVPEGRKTFSGLSIQDNLLVGGYQSSKGELGTLLKHQYSLFPILEERKRQYAGTLSGGEQQMLAISRGLMSKPKLLLLDEPSLGLAPLIVNQVFDIIRQIRDSGITIVLVEQNAKKALSIADRAYVLENGEIKISGTGKELLSSDTVKKAYLGA from the coding sequence ATGGTCCAATTGTCAATAAAGGATGTCAATGTTTGGTATGGATATATCCAAGCCCTGAATAATGTATCGCTTGAAGCAAATCAGGGTGAGATAGTCAGCATAATCGGCTCAAACGGTGCAGGAAAGACTTCATTGCTCAACAGTATTTCTTCCTTGATCCATCCTGTTTCCGGGGCTATCCGATTTGAAAAGAAAGATGTTCCGAGAAAGCCTTGCAAAGTTGTCAAAATGGGAATCGTGCAGGTTCCTGAAGGCAGAAAGACTTTCTCTGGATTGTCAATTCAGGATAATTTGCTTGTGGGGGGCTATCAGTCAAGCAAAGGGGAATTAGGTACCTTGCTGAAACATCAGTATAGTCTGTTTCCTATACTTGAAGAGAGAAAAAGGCAGTATGCAGGGACACTGAGCGGAGGAGAACAGCAGATGTTGGCCATAAGCCGGGGATTGATGAGCAAACCCAAATTGCTTTTGCTTGATGAACCGAGTCTGGGGCTTGCACCTCTGATCGTAAACCAGGTTTTTGATATCATCAGGCAAATCCGTGATAGCGGTATTACGATTGTGCTGGTTGAACAGAATGCCAAGAAAGCCTTGAGCATTGCCGACCGTGCCTATGTACTTGAAAACGGAGAAATAAAAATCAGCGGGACTGGGAAAGAGTTGCTTTCCTCAGATACGGTCAAGAAAGCATATCTGGGTGCTTGA